A single Nostoc sp. PCC 7107 DNA region contains:
- a CDS encoding FHA domain-containing protein produces MHIVRWLLAIGWLTLIFSLFYDPLSVWLTDPSNTASPFHLHPERYLDPDDCVAVQGLCLPEQPYPMGARIFWAMVLPIGIMVLLLFGHEFWRRICPLYFFSQIPRALGIQRKRKVVNPDTGNIRYELAGVEKESWLGRNYLYLQMFLFYLGLNIRILFVNSDRTAMAAFLLFTIASSIGVGFLFKGRSWCQYFCPMAPIQMFYTGPRGLLGSDAHLKPPQSITQSMCRSVDTSGNEKSACVSCQSPCIDIDSERSYWEGITRPDQKLVFYTYFGLMFGFYFYYFLYAGNWDYYYSGAWTHEEGQLSTLFNPGFYIFEQAIPIPKIIAAPITIGVCAALSYLICSSLEKAYRAFLKGKGRNISDEDIMHTCFVLCTFISFNVFFSFGGRPNISLFPTWGVLVLNAFVVLVSSLWLHRSLGRSKDNYSRESLASSLRRQLNKLAVDWSKFLEGRSLQDLLPNEVYVLAKVLPGFSRADRLRVYKGVLQESLQEGNVQSADSLEVLKDVRKELNVSDEEHYSVLSELGVEDPGLLDPQRQLSRENQLRIDSYRRALELVIQELVETGTPLSDAFERKQKQIMSLRQEYAITSAEQEQVLAEMFNQDGALLRTAETLLSQLQDLAVRYQALQNLVSNPHAPVYVLLRQAVQEKQKLIVTQLLSILEILGDTPEAFDIARSIGVLAANILGDILRSNEEQSKWISRLSMRVIASLRQAKDLVTQSVGAATDINPGMADTQIDAPNSIRNSIPTNTSTWSSIVAPTQIPEPALRSDVIIDVLMQMLQDIDPLVQAASLYALHQIDPSLGFQQARQLLDTKSTKDPLVIETAERILGQGQTHAKSTVPTMIAQIKIMGRVERRVFQQSTVRVGREVGNDIIISDNRVSRQHAIFYLDEKGVSVKDLGSSNGLRIGKTQILDQQAQLKQGDVVRFSSGDDIVILVQWEMQAQQGDTLAEALGTLEKLLWLYKSSFFSGLKANVLIDLAKNSHIRVYRPEEEICRMGTVAHDLIVLIDGEARVSQSMGNQDLSGIILPGQTIGELEVLNHTNYAATVVASSTRTKTLRINAENFEAVLSQDTLLARNILELLSNRLQASLGQACSITQL; encoded by the coding sequence CGGATATTCTGGGCAATGGTACTGCCCATCGGGATCATGGTTTTGCTGTTATTTGGGCATGAATTTTGGCGGCGGATTTGTCCGTTATATTTCTTCTCCCAAATTCCCCGCGCCTTGGGGATTCAGCGCAAGCGTAAAGTCGTTAACCCAGATACAGGGAATATTCGGTACGAATTAGCAGGGGTGGAAAAGGAATCTTGGTTGGGGCGCAATTACCTATACCTGCAAATGTTCCTGTTCTATTTGGGATTGAACATCCGCATTTTGTTTGTGAATAGCGATCGTACAGCAATGGCTGCGTTCTTGTTGTTCACCATCGCGTCTTCCATTGGCGTAGGCTTTCTCTTCAAAGGTAGAAGTTGGTGTCAATACTTCTGCCCAATGGCTCCCATACAAATGTTTTACACAGGCCCCAGAGGATTGTTAGGGAGTGATGCCCACCTCAAACCGCCCCAAAGCATCACTCAATCCATGTGCCGCAGTGTCGATACTAGTGGTAACGAAAAAAGTGCTTGCGTTAGCTGTCAATCCCCTTGTATTGACATTGACTCAGAACGTTCTTATTGGGAAGGAATTACCAGACCAGACCAAAAGCTAGTCTTTTACACCTATTTTGGCTTGATGTTTGGTTTCTACTTTTACTACTTCTTGTACGCAGGTAACTGGGACTACTACTACTCAGGAGCTTGGACACATGAAGAAGGACAGTTAAGCACGCTGTTCAACCCAGGTTTTTACATCTTTGAACAAGCTATACCCATTCCCAAAATCATTGCAGCCCCGATAACCATCGGTGTGTGTGCAGCCCTGAGCTACTTGATTTGTTCCAGCCTAGAAAAAGCTTATCGGGCATTCCTCAAAGGCAAAGGCAGAAATATTAGTGACGAAGATATTATGCACACTTGCTTTGTCTTGTGTACATTTATCTCTTTTAACGTCTTCTTCTCCTTCGGTGGTCGCCCCAACATTAGTTTATTTCCCACTTGGGGAGTTTTGGTACTGAATGCCTTTGTCGTATTGGTCAGTAGTTTATGGCTACATAGAAGTTTAGGTAGGAGCAAAGACAATTATTCTCGTGAGAGTTTGGCTAGTAGTTTGCGTCGTCAGTTAAACAAACTAGCAGTTGATTGGAGCAAATTCCTCGAAGGGCGATCGCTCCAAGACCTCCTACCCAACGAAGTCTATGTTCTGGCTAAAGTATTACCCGGTTTTAGTCGTGCTGACAGACTGCGCGTTTATAAAGGCGTATTGCAAGAATCCTTACAAGAAGGTAACGTCCAATCTGCCGACAGCTTAGAAGTCCTCAAAGATGTCCGCAAAGAATTGAACGTCAGCGATGAAGAACACTACTCCGTCCTTTCTGAACTGGGTGTCGAAGACCCAGGCCTACTCGATCCGCAAAGACAACTCAGCCGCGAAAACCAACTGCGGATTGATAGCTATCGCCGCGCACTCGAATTAGTTATCCAAGAACTAGTAGAAACAGGTACACCCTTATCAGATGCCTTTGAGCGCAAGCAAAAGCAAATCATGAGCTTGCGTCAAGAATATGCCATCACATCTGCCGAACAAGAACAAGTCTTGGCAGAAATGTTTAACCAAGATGGCGCACTACTGAGGACAGCCGAAACTTTATTATCTCAATTGCAAGACTTAGCAGTTCGCTATCAAGCGCTGCAAAACTTAGTTTCCAATCCCCACGCACCTGTTTACGTCCTATTGCGACAAGCAGTCCAAGAAAAACAAAAACTGATTGTCACCCAATTACTCAGCATCCTGGAAATTTTAGGAGATACCCCAGAAGCCTTCGACATTGCTCGTTCCATCGGTGTACTGGCAGCAAATATCTTGGGAGATATTCTGCGGTCAAATGAAGAACAGTCGAAATGGATATCTCGTCTCAGCATGAGAGTCATCGCCTCCTTACGCCAAGCCAAAGATCTAGTAACTCAGTCAGTTGGTGCAGCCACAGACATTAATCCAGGAATGGCTGATACGCAAATCGACGCTCCCAATTCCATTCGGAATTCCATTCCCACCAATACCTCTACATGGAGTTCCATCGTAGCGCCCACCCAAATCCCCGAACCGGCATTACGTTCTGATGTGATTATTGATGTCTTAATGCAAATGTTGCAAGATATCGATCCCTTAGTCCAAGCAGCCAGCCTCTATGCACTACATCAGATCGATCCTAGCCTTGGTTTCCAACAAGCTCGTCAGTTGTTAGATACAAAGTCTACTAAAGATCCACTGGTGATCGAAACCGCTGAACGCATTCTGGGACAAGGACAAACCCACGCCAAAAGCACTGTACCGACAATGATTGCTCAAATCAAAATCATGGGACGTGTGGAAAGACGAGTCTTTCAACAATCCACAGTTCGCGTCGGACGGGAAGTTGGCAACGACATCATCATTTCCGATAACCGCGTTTCGCGTCAGCACGCCATCTTCTACCTAGATGAAAAAGGCGTGAGCGTCAAAGATTTAGGTAGTAGTAATGGTCTGCGGATTGGCAAGACACAAATTCTTGATCAGCAAGCACAACTCAAACAAGGTGATGTTGTCCGCTTCAGCAGTGGCGACGATATTGTGATTCTGGTGCAGTGGGAAATGCAAGCACAACAAGGAGATACCCTTGCTGAAGCTTTAGGAACCTTAGAAAAGTTGTTATGGCTGTATAAGAGCAGCTTCTTCTCAGGACTCAAGGCAAATGTCTTAATTGATTTAGCCAAAAATAGCCACATCCGGGTTTATCGACCAGAAGAAGAAATTTGTCGAATGGGTACCGTTGCTCATGATCTAATCGTCTTAATCGATGGTGAGGCCAGAGTCAGCCAAAGCATGGGTAATCAAGATTTATCAGGAATTATCTTGCCTGGGCAAACTATTGGTGAATTAGAAGTATTAAACCACACCAACTATGCTGCCACCGTAGTAGCATCTAGTACCAGAACTAAGACATTAAGAATCAATGCTGAGAATTTTGAGGCAGTGCTGTCCCAAGACACATTACTAGCCAGAAATATCTTGGAGCTTTTGAGCAATCGTCTGCAAGCAAGTCTAGGACAAGCTTGTTCCATAACGCAACTCTAG